Within the Herbaspirillum sp. RTI4 genome, the region CGGCAGAAAATCTGGTGGTGCGCCGGCAGGGCAAGGGTACGTTTGTTGCCACGCATCATGAAACGCATTCCCAGTTCCGATTTCTGCGCCTCGTGCCGGATGTCGATGAACCACAAAACCCCGAAAACAATATCGTCGAAGTCAAGCGCTGCCGTGCCAGCGTTGAAGTTGCTCGTCAGCTCGATATCAAGGCGGGCGATTCCGCGATTTTCATTAAGCGTGTTAAATCCTTCAACGGTGTGCCGACGATCCTTGAAGACATCTGGCTGCCCGGTGTGATTTTCAAGGGATTAACGGCGGAACGTCTGATGGAATACAAGGGCCCCTTGTATGGCTTGTTTGAGACCGAATTTGGTACTCGCATGATTCGCGCCCTTGAGCGCATACGGGCAGGAGCGG harbors:
- a CDS encoding GntR family transcriptional regulator, which codes for MSSIHPNSPAAESQGPVSGVAGASPTFSPLYQQIKLLITQSLESGEWKPGELIPSEVELGIRFKVSQGTVRKAIDELAAENLVVRRQGKGTFVATHHETHSQFRFLRLVPDVDEPQNPENNIVEVKRCRASVEVARQLDIKAGDSAIFIKRVKSFNGVPTILEDIWLPGVIFKGLTAERLMEYKGPLYGLFETEFGTRMIRALERIRAGAADVETAALLGVELQAPLLIVERASFTYGDKPVEYRRGQYLTRNYYYRSELS